One window of the Archangium primigenium genome contains the following:
- a CDS encoding glycosyl hydrolase family 18 protein has product MRNPFELRKLAVGSLLATLVACSGPADIPEQEPTDTLERGALSTRVVGYFPTWQGDVNAIQYDKLTHINYSFLLPTAQGGLYGVSSGDARLQSLVQASHARGVKVFIAVGGWMDGNDSPFEQLAANATARTTFVNNVLAFVDQAGLDGVDIDWEWPDPGASAQNFGTLMKQLGTALHGKGKGLTAAVLAHGGDGIPVSSFADVDWLNIMAYDMGYPHSSYEVAVQSMDYWLGRGLPKSKAVLGVPFYGKNSSNGAYTYAQLVGMDAQAPNKDVVNGIYYNGIPTIKSKTQLALQRGGGVMIWEISQDTSGSTSLLNAIYQVAGGTSSNNPAPSVSLTSPANGTSFSQGSAITLSANASDSNGSIAKVEFFAGATKVGEKTSAPYSLSWTNAAAGTWSLTARATDNEGASTVSAAVSITVKGTGTGSCSGVSAWDATRAYVKDDKATSGGKLWRAKWWTQNETPTGSEWGAWELVGNC; this is encoded by the coding sequence TTGCGCAACCCATTCGAACTCCGAAAGCTGGCGGTTGGATCGCTTCTCGCCACCCTCGTGGCCTGCTCGGGCCCGGCCGACATCCCGGAGCAGGAGCCCACGGACACGCTGGAGCGCGGCGCGCTCAGCACCCGCGTCGTCGGGTACTTCCCCACGTGGCAGGGCGACGTCAACGCCATCCAGTACGACAAGCTCACCCACATCAACTACTCCTTCCTGCTGCCCACGGCGCAGGGCGGGCTGTATGGCGTGAGCAGTGGCGATGCGCGCCTCCAGTCGCTCGTCCAGGCGAGCCACGCGCGCGGCGTGAAGGTGTTCATCGCCGTGGGCGGCTGGATGGACGGCAATGACTCGCCCTTCGAGCAGCTGGCCGCCAACGCCACCGCGCGCACCACCTTCGTCAACAACGTGCTCGCCTTCGTGGATCAGGCGGGCCTGGACGGCGTGGACATCGACTGGGAGTGGCCGGATCCCGGCGCCTCGGCCCAGAACTTCGGCACGCTGATGAAGCAGCTCGGTACGGCGCTGCACGGCAAGGGCAAGGGGCTCACCGCCGCGGTGCTCGCCCACGGCGGCGACGGCATCCCCGTCTCGTCCTTCGCCGACGTGGACTGGCTCAACATCATGGCCTACGACATGGGCTACCCCCACTCGTCGTATGAAGTCGCGGTCCAGTCGATGGACTACTGGCTCGGCCGGGGTCTGCCCAAGTCCAAGGCGGTGCTGGGCGTGCCCTTCTACGGCAAGAACTCGTCCAACGGCGCCTACACCTACGCGCAGCTCGTGGGCATGGACGCGCAGGCGCCCAACAAGGACGTGGTCAACGGCATCTATTACAACGGCATCCCCACCATCAAGAGCAAGACCCAGCTCGCGCTCCAGCGGGGCGGCGGCGTGATGATCTGGGAGATCTCCCAGGACACCTCGGGCTCCACCTCGCTGCTCAACGCCATCTACCAGGTGGCCGGCGGCACCTCGTCCAACAACCCCGCGCCGTCCGTGAGCCTCACCTCCCCCGCCAACGGCACGTCCTTCTCGCAGGGCAGCGCCATCACCCTGAGCGCCAACGCCTCGGACTCCAATGGCAGCATCGCCAAGGTGGAGTTCTTCGCGGGCGCCACCAAGGTGGGCGAGAAGACCTCCGCCCCGTACAGCCTCAGCTGGACGAACGCGGCGGCCGGCACCTGGTCCCTGACGGCGCGGGCCACGGACAACGAGGGCGCGTCCACCGTCTCCGCCGCGGTCTCCATCACCGTGAAGGGCACGGGCACCGGCTCCTGCTCGGGCGTGTCCGCCTGGGACGCCACGCGCGCCTACGTGAAGGACGACAAGGCCACCTCCGGCGGCAAGCTGTGGCGCGCCAAGTGGTGGACCCAGAACGAGACGCCCACCGGCAGCGAGTGGGGCGCGTGGGAGCTCGTCGGCAACTGCTGA
- a CDS encoding aldo/keto reductase, whose product MTTMNDTRLGTQGPSVFPIALGCMGMGAGSWYGDSDEAESIATIHEAIERGVNVLDTGDFYSMGRNELLVGKAIRDRRDKVLLSVKFGALRGPDGAHLGYDARPAATKNALAHSLTRLGVDHIDIYRPARLDPNVPIEDTVGAIADLVKAGYVRHIALSEVGVETIRRAASVHPICDVQLEYALVSRSVEARILPVLHELGIAMTAYGVLSRGLLTGAKPTGGRDIRAHLPRFSADNAEKNDQLVDALARMAAKKGVSPAQLAIAWVRAKGVAQGVMILPTLGARTRRQLADTLSSLEVSLSQTEVAELEAAVPASQVAGTRYAAAGMATLDSER is encoded by the coding sequence ATGACCACGATGAACGACACGCGGTTGGGCACGCAGGGGCCGTCGGTGTTCCCCATCGCCCTGGGCTGTATGGGCATGGGCGCGGGGAGCTGGTACGGCGACAGCGACGAGGCCGAGAGCATCGCGACCATCCACGAGGCCATCGAGCGCGGGGTGAACGTCCTCGACACGGGGGACTTCTACAGCATGGGTCGCAACGAGCTGCTGGTGGGCAAGGCGATCCGGGACCGGCGCGACAAGGTGCTTCTGAGCGTGAAGTTCGGGGCGCTCCGGGGGCCGGACGGCGCGCACCTCGGGTATGACGCGCGGCCGGCCGCGACGAAGAACGCGCTCGCGCACAGCCTGACGCGCCTGGGCGTCGATCACATCGACATCTACCGGCCCGCGCGCCTGGATCCGAACGTGCCCATCGAGGACACGGTGGGCGCGATCGCCGATCTGGTGAAGGCGGGCTATGTGCGCCACATCGCGCTGTCCGAGGTCGGGGTCGAGACCATCCGGCGCGCCGCGAGCGTGCACCCCATCTGCGATGTGCAGCTCGAATACGCGCTGGTGAGCCGGAGCGTGGAGGCCCGCATCCTCCCGGTGTTGCACGAGCTGGGCATCGCGATGACCGCGTACGGCGTCCTGAGCCGGGGCTTGCTCACGGGCGCGAAGCCCACGGGAGGACGCGACATCCGCGCGCACCTGCCGCGCTTCTCCGCGGACAACGCGGAGAAGAACGATCAGCTGGTGGACGCGCTCGCGCGCATGGCGGCGAAGAAGGGCGTGTCTCCGGCACAGCTCGCCATCGCGTGGGTCCGGGCGAAGGGCGTGGCGCAAGGCGTGATGATCCTCCCGACGCTGGGGGCGCGCACGCGCAGGCAGCTCGCGGACACGCTGTCGAGCCTCGAGGTGTCCCTCTCCCAGACGGAGGTCGCCGAGCTGGAGGCGGCGGTGCCCGCGAGCCAGGTGGCGGGCACGCGCTACGCGGCGGCGGGCATGGCGACCCTCGACAGCGAGCGGTGA
- a CDS encoding TonB-dependent receptor encodes MTGIARDTSGNRIQNNLHPDRCSPSWSARFIRLWGVGGLLVSLTAVPALAQRTTASIRLGLTALSGPATGVTVVAVNTQTGFATQGTRRTDGSFFLTGLAPGEYVLTVTQPDGKEAYRTVTVQIGQTVDVNIDVEKDVSLDIGQGETVLVQGKTLESTTSEIATNVSREQIANLPQNNRNFLNFAALAPGVRVSNDEFNKNFSSGGLEARSTNVFVDGVSLKNNVIEGGLVGQDASRGNPFPQLAVSGFRVITQNYKAEYEQASAAIISAITRSGGNEFHGDLFFTYQNEALIAPNYFALEKGELERPKELRSQLGAALGGPLVKDKLHFFLTYEGNLQDRANLVSIGNPTAANLARFGGFEGNFGSPFREHLGFAKLTWKPAGNQTLDISASLRTETDIRGFGGLTSFESAENVRNNVTTASARHQLRFGDLTNEATLQYLDSQFNPIATSLGAVGRDYEGVVRVGGRDTSQDIRQRAFTVRNDATFANFNWLGQHVVKTGAKLSFQHYQIERTLFGNPLFRFREDAENGLNYDFPAEAAYGVGDPRVSANNTQVGVYVQDDWEIAKKLTVNVGLRWDVETNPLNNDYVTPAEVRAAVEELANTVAQTNGPDFFPAKDYLTNGQQRPVFLGAVQPRLGAAFDVLGNGHTVLFAGAGRYYDRNLFNTGVDERLRLQYQSRTFYFSQDGAPRGGQPTIAWRPEYLSREGLDSLIASGVAPAPEIYLLNNRTRPPSSDQLSAGFRQQVGPISTSATFTHIRGQNGIGFYPANRLSTGNRDFIPTPGGFGAVIISASDRTSVYNSLQISAEKPYSTEFSAGGVSWGASLAYTLAVAKERGGLFNFDFPTIKDSPLAPSGADERHRLVLSGIVGLPLDFKLSTLVTLGTGLPYTISDASRGFAPDEFVLRINEGRAEGFIQFSQVDVRLAKDFSITKGHRVGVFAECFNLLNTTNFGGYDGFLPPTTETANPKFGQPTALVGPTRSFQFGMRYGF; translated from the coding sequence ATGACCGGAATCGCTCGGGACACCTCAGGCAACCGCATCCAGAACAACCTCCACCCGGACCGCTGCTCCCCCTCGTGGAGCGCGCGCTTCATCCGTCTCTGGGGCGTGGGGGGACTCCTCGTCTCGCTCACGGCCGTGCCGGCGCTCGCGCAGCGAACGACGGCGTCCATCCGGCTCGGCCTCACCGCGCTGAGCGGACCGGCCACGGGCGTGACCGTGGTCGCGGTGAATACCCAGACGGGCTTCGCGACCCAGGGCACCCGGCGCACGGACGGCTCCTTCTTCCTGACGGGCCTCGCCCCCGGTGAGTATGTGCTCACCGTCACCCAGCCCGATGGCAAGGAAGCCTACCGGACCGTCACCGTGCAGATCGGCCAGACGGTGGACGTGAACATCGACGTCGAGAAGGACGTGTCCCTGGACATCGGGCAGGGTGAGACCGTGCTCGTCCAGGGCAAGACCCTCGAGAGCACGACGTCCGAGATCGCCACCAACGTCAGCCGCGAGCAGATCGCGAACCTGCCGCAAAACAACCGCAACTTCCTCAACTTCGCGGCCCTCGCGCCCGGCGTTCGGGTCTCCAACGACGAGTTCAACAAGAACTTCTCCTCCGGAGGGCTCGAGGCCCGCAGCACCAACGTGTTCGTGGACGGGGTGAGCCTCAAGAACAACGTCATCGAAGGCGGTCTGGTTGGCCAGGACGCGAGCCGGGGCAATCCCTTTCCCCAGCTCGCGGTCAGCGGCTTCCGGGTCATCACCCAGAACTACAAGGCCGAGTACGAGCAGGCCAGCGCCGCGATCATCTCCGCGATCACGCGCTCGGGTGGCAATGAGTTTCATGGCGACCTCTTCTTCACCTACCAGAACGAGGCGCTGATCGCCCCGAACTACTTCGCGCTCGAGAAGGGCGAGCTGGAGCGGCCCAAGGAGCTGCGCTCCCAGCTCGGCGCGGCGCTGGGCGGGCCCCTGGTGAAGGACAAGCTGCACTTCTTCCTGACGTACGAGGGCAACCTTCAGGACCGCGCGAACCTGGTGTCCATCGGCAATCCGACGGCGGCGAACCTGGCCCGGTTCGGCGGCTTCGAGGGCAACTTCGGCAGTCCGTTCCGGGAGCACCTCGGCTTCGCGAAGTTGACCTGGAAGCCCGCGGGCAACCAGACGCTGGATATCAGCGCCAGCCTCCGGACGGAGACGGACATCCGTGGCTTCGGTGGCCTGACGAGCTTCGAGAGCGCCGAGAACGTCCGCAACAACGTCACCACGGCCTCGGCCAGACATCAGCTGCGGTTCGGAGATCTGACGAACGAGGCCACGCTCCAGTACCTCGACTCGCAATTCAACCCGATCGCCACGAGCCTGGGCGCCGTGGGGCGCGACTACGAGGGCGTGGTCCGCGTGGGTGGCCGCGACACGAGCCAGGACATCCGCCAGCGGGCGTTCACGGTGCGCAACGACGCGACGTTCGCGAACTTCAACTGGCTCGGCCAGCACGTGGTGAAGACAGGCGCCAAGCTGTCGTTCCAGCACTATCAGATCGAGCGCACGCTGTTCGGCAATCCGCTGTTCCGCTTCCGCGAGGATGCCGAGAATGGCTTGAACTACGACTTCCCGGCCGAGGCCGCCTATGGCGTTGGTGATCCGAGGGTGTCCGCCAACAACACCCAGGTGGGCGTGTACGTCCAGGACGACTGGGAGATCGCCAAGAAGCTGACCGTGAACGTGGGTCTGCGGTGGGATGTCGAGACCAATCCCCTGAACAATGACTACGTGACCCCGGCGGAGGTCCGCGCGGCGGTGGAGGAACTCGCCAACACCGTGGCCCAGACGAACGGGCCCGACTTCTTCCCGGCCAAGGACTACCTGACCAATGGTCAGCAGCGTCCCGTCTTCCTGGGCGCGGTGCAGCCCCGCCTCGGCGCCGCCTTCGACGTGCTGGGCAATGGGCACACAGTGCTCTTCGCCGGCGCCGGGCGCTATTACGATCGCAACCTCTTCAACACCGGCGTGGACGAGCGGCTTCGCCTCCAGTACCAGAGCCGCACGTTCTACTTCTCGCAGGACGGTGCTCCCCGCGGCGGCCAGCCGACCATTGCCTGGCGGCCCGAGTACCTGAGCCGGGAGGGGCTCGACTCGCTCATCGCGAGCGGTGTGGCGCCCGCCCCGGAGATCTACCTGCTCAACAACCGCACCCGGCCGCCGTCGAGCGATCAGCTCAGCGCGGGCTTCCGGCAGCAGGTGGGCCCGATCAGCACCTCGGCGACGTTCACGCACATCCGAGGCCAGAATGGCATTGGCTTCTATCCCGCCAACCGCCTGTCGACGGGCAACCGCGACTTCATCCCCACGCCGGGCGGCTTCGGCGCCGTCATCATCTCGGCCAGCGACCGGACGTCTGTCTACAACAGCCTGCAGATCTCGGCGGAGAAGCCCTACTCGACGGAGTTCTCGGCGGGCGGCGTGTCGTGGGGCGCCTCACTGGCCTATACGCTCGCGGTCGCGAAGGAGCGGGGCGGGCTCTTCAACTTCGACTTCCCGACCATCAAGGACAGCCCGCTCGCGCCCTCGGGTGCCGACGAGCGCCACCGGCTCGTGCTCTCCGGCATCGTGGGCCTGCCCCTGGACTTCAAGCTGTCGACGCTCGTGACGCTGGGAACGGGCCTGCCCTACACCATCTCCGATGCCTCCCGGGGCTTCGCGCCGGACGAGTTCGTGCTCCGCATCAACGAGGGTCGGGCGGAGGGCTTCATCCAGTTCAGCCAGGTGGACGTGCGTCTGGCCAAGGACTTCTCGATCACCAAGGGCCACCGGGTGGGCGTCTTCGCCGAGTGCTTCAACCTCCTCAACACGACGAACTTCGGCGGCTACGACGGCTTCCTGCCTCCGACGACCGAGACGGCGAACCCGAAGTTCGGCCAGCCCACGGCCCTGGTGGGACCGACGCGCAGCTTCCAGTTCGGCATGCGCTACGGCTTCTGA
- a CDS encoding thaumatin family protein, with protein sequence MKAYGIALVSMLSLVGCGGPEDVDAAEVLGEESQALGCAVKGDGKTTLRFINKCGYTVTFAGNNISGGNLASGAEACRTIGNNTDHMISKRYWGFRQGEDPGVGRHSLAEFGFNENAFGYASWDWFNLSHVDAHNLPLKIIPYELGGTTTCSGQTRSCPQNLLTNCPEVGKLRNSAGKVIACVSPERDNKNSAVAKFFDSGCAQSYSWSGDDAGPMAACNAEDFDIVFCPAN encoded by the coding sequence ATGAAGGCGTACGGAATCGCGCTGGTGTCGATGCTGTCCCTGGTGGGGTGCGGCGGCCCGGAGGACGTGGACGCGGCCGAGGTGCTGGGCGAGGAGTCCCAGGCGCTGGGCTGTGCGGTGAAGGGCGATGGGAAGACCACGCTGCGCTTCATCAACAAGTGCGGCTACACCGTCACCTTCGCGGGCAACAACATCTCCGGCGGCAACCTGGCCTCGGGCGCCGAGGCCTGCCGGACCATCGGCAACAACACGGACCACATGATCTCCAAGCGCTACTGGGGCTTTCGCCAGGGCGAGGATCCGGGCGTGGGCCGCCACTCGCTGGCCGAGTTCGGCTTCAACGAGAACGCCTTCGGCTATGCGAGCTGGGACTGGTTCAACCTGAGCCACGTGGATGCCCACAACCTGCCGCTGAAGATCATCCCCTACGAGCTGGGCGGCACCACCACCTGCTCGGGGCAGACGCGGAGCTGTCCGCAGAACCTGCTGACCAACTGCCCCGAGGTGGGCAAGCTGCGCAACAGCGCCGGCAAGGTCATCGCCTGCGTGAGCCCCGAGCGGGACAACAAGAACAGCGCCGTGGCGAAGTTCTTCGACTCTGGCTGCGCGCAGTCCTACTCCTGGTCGGGCGATGACGCGGGCCCGATGGCGGCCTGCAACGCCGAGGACTTCGACATCGTCTTCTGCCCGGCGAACTGA
- a CDS encoding glutathione S-transferase family protein, giving the protein MSLALYGHPFSSYTQKVLIALYENGTPFEFRTIGPETPQHSAEWLRRWPLRKFPLLVDGERDLAETSIIIEYLQLVHPGPVRLLPADPMAALEVRFLDRFFDLHVMNAAQHAVDGALTGNPVKRQEGQALAEKKLEVSYAWLEGKLAGRTWAAGADFTLADCAAAPSLFYADWTHRISEAYPVLRAYRTRLLGRPSFARAVEEARPFRPLFPLGAPERD; this is encoded by the coding sequence ATGTCCCTCGCGCTCTATGGCCATCCCTTCTCCTCGTACACGCAGAAAGTCCTGATCGCGCTGTACGAGAACGGCACCCCCTTCGAGTTCCGCACCATCGGGCCGGAGACGCCGCAACACTCGGCCGAGTGGCTGCGGCGCTGGCCGCTGCGCAAGTTCCCGCTGCTGGTGGATGGCGAGCGCGACCTCGCCGAGACCAGCATCATCATCGAGTACCTGCAGCTCGTGCACCCCGGACCCGTGCGCCTGCTGCCCGCGGACCCGATGGCCGCGTTGGAGGTGCGCTTCCTCGACCGCTTCTTCGACCTGCACGTGATGAACGCGGCGCAGCACGCGGTGGACGGCGCGCTGACCGGAAACCCCGTGAAGCGCCAGGAGGGACAGGCCCTCGCGGAGAAGAAGCTGGAGGTTTCCTACGCCTGGCTCGAGGGGAAGCTCGCCGGGAGGACCTGGGCCGCGGGGGCGGACTTCACGCTGGCGGACTGCGCGGCCGCGCCCTCGCTGTTCTACGCGGACTGGACCCACCGGATCTCGGAGGCCTATCCCGTGCTGCGCGCCTACCGGACGCGGCTGCTCGGCCGCCCGTCCTTCGCCCGCGCGGTGGAGGAAGCCCGGCCGTTCCGACCGCTCTTCCCCCTGGGCGCGCCCGAACGGGATTGA
- a CDS encoding LysR substrate-binding domain-containing protein, with the protein MTPNRSRGFDRHSLNELGMLSAVVESGSFVRAGEALGLTQSAVSRAIARLESRVGIRLFHRTARAIALTDEGRRFYESVAPHLAAIAEATNEAGDASTRVRGRLRVNVDEGIAQFVLTPRLAPFLEQHPELSVELAIRDRMGDLVGEGFDVAIRFGIPEPSALKSRLLLRTRVITCASPAYLARHGQPRRPGDLEKHRCVLMRDPATGSHFGWEYIRDKKVVPVNVSGQLMVNGSGPLLAAVLGGQGIAQVLELYTRELVADGRLVQVLPEWAEETYPLHAYHHATRFMSAKVRAFLDFVVALTREDSPGEAPRARRTRREGPEGLP; encoded by the coding sequence ATGACGCCAAATAGGTCTCGCGGGTTCGACCGGCATTCGCTGAACGAACTCGGAATGTTGAGCGCGGTGGTGGAGTCCGGCAGCTTCGTGCGCGCGGGCGAGGCGCTCGGGCTGACCCAGTCGGCGGTCAGCCGGGCCATCGCGCGCCTGGAGAGCCGGGTGGGCATCCGCCTGTTCCACCGGACCGCGCGCGCCATCGCGCTGACGGACGAGGGGCGCCGCTTCTACGAGTCGGTCGCGCCCCACCTGGCCGCCATCGCGGAGGCGACGAACGAGGCGGGAGATGCCTCGACCCGGGTCCGCGGCCGCCTGCGGGTGAACGTGGACGAAGGCATCGCGCAGTTCGTGCTGACGCCGCGTCTCGCCCCCTTCCTCGAGCAGCACCCCGAGCTGTCGGTGGAGCTCGCCATCCGCGACCGCATGGGGGACCTGGTCGGGGAGGGCTTCGACGTCGCCATCCGGTTTGGCATCCCCGAGCCGTCGGCGCTGAAGTCCCGGCTGCTCTTGCGCACCCGCGTCATCACCTGCGCCTCGCCCGCGTACCTCGCGCGGCACGGGCAGCCCCGGCGGCCTGGCGACCTCGAGAAGCACCGGTGTGTGCTGATGCGAGACCCCGCCACCGGCAGCCATTTCGGCTGGGAGTACATCCGGGACAAGAAGGTCGTCCCCGTGAATGTCTCCGGACAGCTGATGGTGAATGGGAGCGGCCCGCTGCTCGCGGCGGTGCTCGGGGGCCAGGGCATCGCCCAGGTGCTCGAGCTCTACACGCGCGAGCTCGTGGCGGACGGGCGGCTCGTGCAGGTGCTGCCGGAATGGGCCGAGGAGACATACCCGCTCCACGCGTACCACCACGCCACGCGCTTCATGTCGGCCAAGGTCCGCGCCTTCCTGGACTTCGTCGTCGCCCTGACGCGCGAGGACTCGCCGGGTGAGGCCCCTCGCGCGCGGAGGACGCGTCGCGAGGGACCGGAGGGGCTCCCCTGA
- a CDS encoding SDR family oxidoreductase, translating into MRVFVTGATGFIGSAIVQELIGAGHEVLGLARSDAAAQALVAAGARVHRGQLDDLDSLKRGAADSEGVIHTAFIHDFSNISASGVTDRIAIEAMGEVLAGSNRPFVVTSGLAGGRVGTEDELPQEGSGPSHRLASDRATLALASRGVRVSLLRLPPSVHGDGDHAFVPALIGIARQKGVSAYAGEGRDAWSAVHRLDAAHLYRLALEKGQPGAVYHGIADEAVPTRELAEVIGRRLKVPVVSKSLEDAAGHFGWLAPFFTRDMSASSTRTRARLGWRPQRPGLLADLEHGHYFDT; encoded by the coding sequence ATGCGAGTCTTCGTCACCGGCGCCACGGGTTTCATCGGCTCCGCCATCGTACAGGAACTCATCGGCGCGGGGCATGAGGTGCTCGGCCTGGCGCGCTCGGACGCCGCCGCCCAGGCGCTCGTCGCCGCCGGTGCGCGGGTGCACCGGGGCCAGCTCGATGACCTCGACAGCCTGAAGCGCGGCGCGGCCGATTCCGAGGGCGTCATCCACACGGCCTTCATCCACGACTTCTCGAACATCTCGGCCTCGGGAGTGACGGACCGGATCGCGATCGAGGCGATGGGCGAGGTGCTCGCGGGCTCGAACCGGCCCTTCGTCGTCACCTCGGGGCTCGCGGGGGGCCGGGTGGGCACCGAGGACGAGTTGCCCCAGGAGGGCTCCGGGCCGTCGCACCGGCTCGCCTCGGACCGGGCCACGCTCGCGCTGGCCTCGCGGGGCGTGCGGGTGTCGTTGCTGCGCCTGCCGCCCTCGGTGCACGGCGATGGGGACCATGCCTTCGTGCCCGCGCTCATCGGCATCGCGCGCCAGAAGGGCGTCTCCGCCTACGCGGGCGAGGGACGCGATGCGTGGTCCGCGGTGCACCGGCTCGACGCGGCGCACCTCTACCGCCTGGCGCTGGAGAAGGGCCAGCCGGGCGCCGTGTACCACGGCATCGCGGACGAGGCCGTGCCGACCCGGGAGCTCGCGGAGGTGATCGGCCGGCGTTTGAAGGTGCCCGTCGTCTCGAAGTCGCTCGAGGACGCGGCCGGGCACTTCGGCTGGCTGGCGCCCTTCTTCACGCGCGACATGTCGGCCTCGAGCACGCGGACGCGGGCCCGGTTGGGCTGGCGGCCCCAGCGGCCCGGGCTGCTCGCGGACCTGGAGCACGGCCACTACTTCGACACCTGA